CCTGCCGCCTGGCCGAAAAGGCCTGGCGGCAAGGCATGCGGGTCTTCGTGCTGTGCACCGACGAAGCCCAGCGCGAAACACTGGATGCCCGCCTGTGGAGTTTCCGTGGCGAGACCTTCATCCCGCACAACGCGGTGGAAGAGGACGCCGACTCGCCGGTGGTGCTCGGCCTGGGCGAAGCCCCGGAGAGCCACCGCGACCTGCTGATCAACCTGACGCTCGCCATTCCCGACTTCGTCGCGCGTTTCAGCCGGGTCGCCGAACTGGTGATCGAAGAGCCGGCGATTCGTCAGGCCGCCCGGGAGAATTTCCGTCAATACCGCGAGCAGGGCTATCCTTTGCAAGACCATCGCCTGCCGCGCCCCTGAGAATGCTTCAGCGAAGATCATGGATAGCCGTAAGCCCCCGCAAGACCCCGACCACCTGATGGACGACCTCAAGTCGATCCGCGAATTACTGGGCGAGTCGGACAACGAGCCGCCGCTGCTCACCGAATCCTTCGAGCCGGACAACATCCCGCTGCTCTCTGATGTCGTCGCCCCTGCCCCGCGCGCGCCGGAACCTGCCACGGTGGCGCCCGCCCCGACCGGCAACCCGCCCCCCGCCGGGCTCGATCGGCTGGACCTGGAGCTGCGTTCCGCCGCCCAGTTGATCCTGCAGGACGTCATCGATGATTTCGTGCCGCAGATCGAGGCAGAACTGCAACGCCGCCTGGAGGCCCGCCTGCAACGGCTGCTGGCCCAGCGCAAGAGCTGAAGTACGCCACGCATGTCGCGCTAGCGCCGTCTGAAAAGGCGGAGTTCCCGATGAAAGGCGCCTCGAACCCCCGCCGCGCCATCCCGCCACACCGCCATCGGGCGCACCGCCAACCGCGCCGGTGGCTTGCCGGCCTCACGCACCGTTATACTCACCGGTTTTCCGTCTAGCCTTATCAGGGTCCCGCCGCGCTCATGGACAAGACCTACCAGCCCCACGCCATCGAATCCCACTGGTACCCCACCTGGGAGAAGAACAACTACTTCGCCCCGCAGGGTTCCGGCGAGCCGTACACCATCATGATCCCGCCGCCGAACGTCACCGGCAGCCTGCACATGGGGCACGGCTTCAACAACGCCATCATGGACGCGCTGATCCGCTACCGCCGCATGCAGGGCCGCAATACCCTGTGGCAGCCGGGTACCGACCACGCCGGCATCGCCACCCAGATGGTGGTGGAGCGCCAACTGGCCGCGCAGGGCATCGCCCGCCACGACCTGGGCCGCGAGAAGTTCCTGGAGAAGGTCTGGGAGTGGAAGGAGCAGTCCGGCGGCACCATCACCCGCCAGATTCGCCGTCTGGGCTCCTCCGTGGACTGGTCGCGCGAACGTTTCACGATGGACGATGGCCTGTCCGAAGCGGTGAAGGAAGCCTTCGTGCGCCTGCATGAAGACGGCCTGATCTACCGCGGCAAGCGCCTGGTCAACTGGGATACCAAGTTCCACACCGCCATTTCCGACCTGGAAGTGGAGAACCACGACGAGAAGGGCCACCTCTGGCACCTGCGCTACCCGCTGGCCGACGGTCACAAGACCGCCGACGGCAAGGACCACCTGATCGTCGCGACCACGCGCCCGGAAACCATGCTCGGCGACAGCGCGGTCGCCGTGCACCCGGAGGACGAGCGCTACCAGGCGCTGATCGGCACCTTCATCGAGCTGCCGCTGGTGGACCGCCGCATCCCCATCATCGCCGACGACTACGTTGATCGCGAATTCGGCACCGGCTGCGTGAAGATCACCCCGGCCCACGACTTCAACGACTATGAAGTCGGCAAGCGTCACGACCTGCCGCTGATCAACATCTTCGACAAGGACGCAGCCATCCTGGCCACCGCCCAGGTATTCAGGCTCGACGGCAGCGTCAACGCCGAACTCGACGCCAGCCTCCCCGCAGCCTACGCCGGCCTCGACCGCTTCGAGGCGCGCAAGCGCATCGTCGCCGACTTCGAAGCCATCGGCCTGCTGGAGAAGATCGACGACCACGCGCTGAAAGTGCCCAAGGGCGACCGTTCCGGCACCGTCATCGAGCCGTGGCTGACCGACCAGTGGTACGTCTCCACCAAACCGCTGGCCGAACCGGCCATCGCCGCCGTGGAAGACGGCCGCATCCAGTTCGTGCCCAAGCAGTACGAGAACATGTACTTCAGCTGGATGCGCGACATCCAGGACTGGTGCATCAGCCGTCAACTGTGGTGGGGCCACCGCATCCCGGCCTGGTACGACGAAGCGGGCAACGTCTACGTCGGCCGCAACGAAGCCGAAGTACGCGCCAGGCACAACCTGGGCGATCAGCCGCTGCGCCAGGACGAAGACGTACTGGACACCTGGTTCAGCTCGGGCCTGTGGACCTTCTCCACCCTCGGCTGGCCGGAGCAGACCGAATTCCTGAAAACCTTCCACCCCACCGACGTGCTGGTAACCGGCTTCGACATCATCTTCTTCTGGGTTGCGCGCATGATCATGCTGACCATGCACCTGATCAAGAACGAGGACGGTACTCCGCAGGTTCCGTTCAAGACCGTCTACGTGCACGGCCTGGTGCGCGACGGCCAGGGCCAGAAGATGTCCAAGTCCAAGGGCAACGTGCTCGACCCGCTGGACATCGTCGACGGCATCACCCTCGACGAACTGCTGGAAAAACGCACCAGCGGCATGATGCAGCCCAAGCTCGCCGAGAAGATCGCCAAGCAGACCCGCGCCGAGTTCCCCGAAGGCATCGCAAGCTTCGGCACCGACGCCCTGCGCTTCACCTTCTGCTCGCTGGCTTCCACCGGTCGCGACATCAAGTTCGACATGGGCCGCGTCGAGGGCTACCGCAACTTCTGCAACAAGCTGTGGAACGCCGCCAACTTCGTCATCGAGAACACCGATGGCAAGGACACCGGCGTGAATGGCGAGCCGGTCGAGCTGTCCTCGGTGGACCGCTGGATCATCTCCGCCCTGCAACGCACCGAGATCGAAGTCGCGCGCCAGCTCGACGCCTTCCGCTTCGACCTGGCCACCCAGGCCCTCTACGAGTTCATCTGGGACGAGTACTGCGCCTGGTACCTGGAACTGGTCAAGCCGGTACTGTGGGACGAAAACGCTCCCATCGAGCGACAGCGCGGCACCCGCCGTACGCTGGTCCGCGTGCTGGAAACCGCCCTGCGCCTGGCTCACCCGTTCATGCCGTTCATCACCGAGGAAATCTGGCAGCGCATCAAGGGCGCCGCCGGCAAGTCCGGTGAGACCCTGATGCTGCAGCCCTGGCCGATCGCCGATGAAGCGAAGGTCGACGCCGCCGCCGAAGGCGACATCGAGTGGGTCAAAGCACTGATGCTCGGCATCCGCCAGATTCGCGGCGAGATGAATATCTCGATGGCCAAGCGCATCGACCTGGTGCTGAACAACGCATCGCCCGAAGACCACCGGCGCCTGGCCGACAACGAGCCGCTGCTGATGAAGCTGGCCAAGCTCGAAACCATCCGCGTGCTGGACGAAGGCGAAGAGCCGCCGATGTCCGCCACCGCGCTGGTGGGCGACCTGCAGGTGCTGGTGCCGATGGCCGGCCTGATCGACAAGGCCGCGGAGATGGCGCGCCTGGACAAGGAAATCCAGCGCCTGGAAGGCGAAGTCAAGCGTGTGGGCGGCAAGCTCACCAACGAAGGCTTCGTCGCCAAGGCACCGGCCGATGTGATCGAAAAGGAACGCGCCAAGCTGGCTGAAGCCGAGCAGGCCGTGACCAACCTGATCCAGCAGCGCGAGAAGATCGCCAGCCTGTAAGGCCTGGAAAGGTAAAAACAACGGCGCCCTCGGGCGCCGTTGTCATTTCTGCCGGGCGGGCTTCAGTACACCGTCCCCACCGGGTACACATAGGCATTCACGTCATAGAACGGCGTGCGCTGATAGAACCATTGCAGGCGCGCCTGCGGGTCCTTGGCGAAGGCCTTGTCATCCTTGAGTTTCTTCTCGAACTCGGCTTTCAGCTTCGGGTCCTCGGCGAGCATCTTGCGCGCCATCGGCTCCATCACGTACTCCTCCGGCTCCTCGGCAGATACCAGGGTCGAGTTGAAGAAACCCCAGGACCAGAACGAATCAGGGCTCTCCGCCGTCAGCAAGTTGATCGCCAGCACGCCCAGCGGCTGGTCGGTGTCGATCACCACCGAACCGGCCGGATAGGTCTGCAGGCGCTGGAACGGCTTGCCAGTGCCGCTCACCAGCAGATGCCCCTCGTAGCCGGGAATCTCGTTGGCGGCGGCGCGATCCGGCTCGAAGCCGCCGGCCAGCTTGATGTCGTCCATGCGATACATCGTCACTTCGATGGGCGTGGCCTTGTCCAGCGTCTTCATCTGAATGCCGTGGGACTTCAGGCGCGCGATCACCTCGCTCCACTGTACCGGCACCACGTACTGCTTCGGCCGCTTCACCACCAGGTCCGGAACCGAGTTATCGGTGATCAGCACGTTCAACTGCTTGGGCTTGTTGCTCCAGACGATGGTTTTCGCCCCGGTGATCGGCGATACCTCGTAGCGATAGTCCCCGACCGTGAAGGGCGTGTGCTGCTCCTTGCCCGGCTTCCAGGTGAGAATCACCTCCTTCTGCGCAGCCAGGCGCTCGCGGTCGCTGGCGATGGCCTGCTTCAGCGAATCGGCGTTGTCGCCGATCACCTGGAACATCGCCTTGAGCATCACGTAGTTGCCCAGCACCTGGGTCTCGTAGGGATGCAGGGCGTGCTGTTCGATGAGGATCGACGGAACGTTGCGGATGTCACCGTACTGGTTGGAAAAGCGCGCCAGGTCCGTGCGATACGGGTAATAGCCCTTGGTCGGATCCTGGTTGTCGTTGAGGCTGATGCACTCGTGGACCACGTGGCCGTCACCTTCCAGCTCCTTGTACACCGGAGCGCGCATGACCTTGTCCATCCACTCGCTGGAAGCGGGCGACCAGCCATTGCCGTTGTGGCAGTACGAGCTGTCGTAGGGGTACATGGCACCGTCGGTGGAATGAGTGTCGGCGAAGAAGCTCAGGTCGTACTGGTTGAACACCGCGGCGACGTTGCGGATTTCCGCGCTGTCGAGCTTGGTGAAATCGCGGTTGAGGTTGTAGTTCAGGCCGTTGACCCGCCAACCGGTGACTTCCGGGCCATTCTGGTTGATCCGCCCGTAGGGGCTGCGGCGCAGGTCGCCATCGATGTTCACGGTGGGGATGAACAGGATGTTCACCTTGTCCAGCAGACCGGCCAACGGCTTGTCGCCGGTGGTCATGTCGCGCAGCAGCATGAACATCGCGTCCTTGCCGTTTGCCTCGCCGGGGTGGATTTCCGCTTCGACGAAGATGGTCGGCTTGCCGGACTTGTTCAGCCCCGCCGCCGACTTGTCGGCCTCGCGGGACGCAGTGACCAGCAGCATCGGCTCGCCAGTGGCGCTGTTCTCCGGCAGATCGCTGAGACTGATGGCGCCACCGGAGGCCTCTGCCAGCTTCTGCAGCCAGGCACGCGTCTGGTGGTAGTCGGAGGTCTCCTTGAAGCTGCTGGACTCGGCCAGGGTGATCAACGGGTTGTCCGGCTTGGCGATGTAGCGCGTGCTAGCGAGCTTCTGCTCGAACATTGGCGGCAGGATGCGGGTCTTGGCGGCGGCGGAATAGCCGCTGTCATCGATATACCCCGGCGCCGAAGGCAAGGCGGCATACAAGGGCAGGCTGGAAGTGGCGAACAGACCGGCGAGCAGGGCCCGGGATGGGAGGTGGTGCATGGGAGATTCTCCTTTTGCAGCAAATCGTCCTACGGGCACGTCCGCGCCCGTGCATCAACCATAGTCAACGCCGGGGAAATGCCAGCGCGGTTCGTCGTCGCGCCCGCCCGCTCGCTGCGGCTGATTCATTCCACGGCGGAATGACCTCCCGAAGAATGCTCGCTTGGTTCCCCGTGGCAGTTGTTCGAAGATCAGCGCACCGCAGCGTCCCGCTTCCACCCACCAGGAACCCGATGTCCATGTCCGAGACCCCGCTCCGCAATGGCGGCCAGATCCTCGTCGATGCCCTGCTGCAGCACGCAGTGGATACCGTCTACTGCATCCCCGGCGAAAGCTACCTGCCGGTGCTCGACGCGTTGCACGACGCGCGGAGCATCCGCACCATCGTCACCCGCCACGAAGGCGCCGCCTCGAACATGGCCGACGCCTACGGCAAGCTGAGCGGAAGGCCCGGCATCTGCTTCGTCACCCGCGGGCCGGGCGCCACCCACGCAGCCAACGGCGTGCACACGGCGATGCAGGACTCGACACCGATGATCCTCTTCATCGGCCAGGTGGAAAGCGCCTTCAAGGGCCGCGAAGCCTTCCAGGAAGTCGACTACCGGCAGATGTTCGGCAGCCTCGCCAAATGGACCACGGAGATCGACGACATCCGGCGCATACCGGAAATCGTCGCCCGCGCCTTCGCCGTCGCCCAGTCCGGGCGCCCCGGCCCAGTGGTCATCGGCCTACCGGAGGAAGTGCTGTTCGGCACCGCCACGGTGGCCGACTGCGCACCCGCGCGCACCATCGCCAGCGCCCCGGCGGACGCCGCGCTGGCCGAACTGCGCGAGCGCCTGGCCAGGGCCGAGCGCCCGTTGCTGATCGTCGGCGGCACCGGCTGGAACGCCGAAGCCTGCAAGGCGCTGCAGCGCTTCGCGGCGGCCAACGGGCTGCCGGTGGCAGCATCGTTCCGCCGCCAGGACCTGTTCGACAACCGCGACGAACACTACGTGGGCCAGCTCGGTTTCGGCGCCTCGCCACGCCTCACCGAGCGCGTCCGCGATGCCGACCTGCTACTGGTGCTCGGCTCGCGCCTGAGCGAAACGCCGACCGCCGGCTACACCCTGGTGGAAAGCCCGCAGCCGCGGCAGGCACTGATCCATGTGCACGCAGACGCCAGTGAGCTAGGCCGGGTCTACCGGGCCGACCTGCCGATCCAGGCCGGCATGCCGCAGATCGCCGCCGCCCTGGCCGATCTCGAACCGCTCGCCGAACGGCCCTGGGCGCAATGGACCAGCACCGCACGGGCCGACTACCTCGCCTACTCCACTGCGGCGCAAACGCCCGTGCCGCTGGACGGAGTAGACCTGGCGCAGGTCGTGCACCACCTCAGCCAGACCCTCCCCGACGACGCGGTGATCAGCAACGGCGCCGGCAACTACGCCGTCTGGGTGCACCGTTTCTACCGCTACCGCAGCCCGCGCAGCCAACTCGCCCCCACCAACGGCGCGATGGGCTATGGCTTCCCCGCCGCGATTGCCGCCAAGCTGCGCGACCCTGACCGCAGCGTAGTGTGCTTCGCCGGCGACGGCTGCTTCATGATGTACCCGCAGGAGCTGGCCACCGCCGTGCAGTTCGGTGCAGCGCTCATCGTCATCGTGGTCAACAACGGCATGCTCGGCACCATCCGCATGCACCAGGAGCGCGAGTATCCGGGGCGTATATCCGCCACCGCACTGCACAACCCCGATTTCGTCGCCCTCGCCCGGGCCTTCGGTGCCCACGGCGAACTGGTCGAGCGCACCGAGGACTTCGCCGCTGCCTTCCTGCGCGCCCAGGCCAGCGGCATGCCGGCGCTGATCGAACTGCGCACCGACCCACGGCAGATCACCCCGCAAGCGCGGCTCAACTGAGCCCCAAAGGCTCGCCGGCTTCGCTAAGCTGCATCGGATCAAGGCATTGTGTCCCTCGCCCGGGCACAATGCCGGCCGCTCTCAGAGCCTGTTTGCAATCTTGCGAGCTAGAGCAGAACAAGGCAGAAACAGGCGAGGATGCGGAGTTTACGAACTGTAAATGAGCAATCCGAGCCTGTTTTAACGCAGCTATGCCGACGCGCAACAGATCGTAAACAGGCTCTTCAGCTAGGGAAACGCATGAGCCTGCAACTGATCTGGGTCCTGTTCCTGCTCGCCACCGCCGTGGCGTTGTTCGTCGTCAACCGGCCGCGCATGGATGTCGTCGCGCTGCTGGTGATGGTCGCCCTGCCGCTGTCCGGGGTGCTCAGCGTCCAGGAATCGCTGGCCGGCTTCGCCGACCCGAACGTGATACTGATCGCCGCGCTGTTCGTCATCGGCGAGGCCCTGGTGCGCACCGGGGTCGCCTTCCGTATCGGCGAATGGCTGACACGCCGCGCCGGCGCCAGCGAAACCCGCCTGCTGGTGCTGCTGATGCTCGCGGTGGCAGGGCTGGGCTCGGTGATGAGCTCCACCGGGGTGGTCGCCATCTTCATTCCCGTGGTGCTGAGCATCGCCGCGCGCCTGCATGTCTCCCCTCGCCGGCTGATGATGCCGCTGAGCTTCGCCGGCCTTATCAGCGGCATGCTTACCCTGGTCGCCACCGCGCCGAACGTCGTGGTGCACAGCGAACTGGTGCGCGAAGGTGCCGAGGGCTTCAGCTTCTTCAGCTTCACGCCCTTCGGCCTGGTCGTGCTCGCCCTGGGGGTCGGCTACATGCTCGTGGCGCGCCGCTGGCTGGGCGGTGATGACGACGAGGCCGGCCATAACGCCAAGCGCCGGACCTTCCGCGACCTGATCCGCGACTATCAGTTGGCGGGCCGCGAACGCCGCCTGCGCATCCGCAACGATTCGCAACTGGTGGGCATGAGCCTGGGCGATGTCGAACTGCGTGCCCGCGCCGGCACCAATGTGGTGGCCATCGAACGCATGACCCACTTCCGCCTGAAGATCCTCGGCCCCGGCGCCAACGTCGTCCTGCACGCCGGCGACGTGCTGCTGGTGGACATCTACGGCGAGCGCAGCGACCTGCTCGGCATGTACCACGAATACGGCCTGGAGCCACTGAGCCTGCAGGGCGACTACTTCACCGAGCGCGCCCACGAAGTGGGGCTGGCCGAAGTGACGCTGCCGCCGGAATCCGCGCTGCTGGGCAAGAGCGTGCTGGAACTGGGCTTCCGCAGCCAGTACGGGCTCAACGTCGTGGGTCTGCGACGCAACCGCGAGGCATTGGTGGAGGGAATGCTGGACGCGAAGCTGAAGGTCGGCGACACGCTGCTGGTGATCGGCGCCTGGAAGGATATCCGCCAGTTGCAGACCCGCGGCCGCGACTTCCTGGTACTCAGCCTGCCGGCGGAAGTGGACGAAGCGGCGCCCGCCATCAGCCAGGCCCCGCACGCACTGTTCAGCCTCGCGGTGATGGTGATCCTGATGGTCAGCGGCCTAGTGCCCAACGTCATGGCCGCGCTGATCGCCTGCCTGCTGATGGGCGCGTTCCGCTGCATCGACATGGACAGCGCCTACCGTTCCATCCACTGGCAGAGCCTGCTGCTGATCGTCGGCATGCTGCCCTTCGCCCTCGCCCTGCAGAAGACCGGCGGTATCGACCTGGCCGTCAACGGCCTGGTCAGCCTGCTGGGCGACGCCGGCCCCCATGCCATCCTCGCCTGCCTGTTCCTGCTCACCGCACTGACCGGGCTGTTCATCTCCAACACCGCCACCGCCGTGCTGATGGCTCCGGTGGCCATCGCCACCGCCAAGGCGCTCGGCGCATCGCCACAGCCCTTCGCAATGATCGTGGCGCTGGCCGCCTCGGCCGCCTTCATGACCCCGATTTCCTCGCCGGTGAACACCCTGGTGCTGGGGCCGGGACGGTATCGCTTCGGCGATTTCGTCAAGGTTGGCGTACCCTTCACGATTCTGGTGATGATCGTCAGCGTTCTGCTGGTACCCTGGCTATTGCCGCTGTAGCAGCCCAACAAGGAATGTCTCGATGGAAGTGAGCAAGACCAAAAGCAGTTTCTACCGCCGCCTTTACGTCGCCTGGCTGATCGACAGCGGCGCCGCCACCAGCGTTCCGGCCCTGATGGACGCCACCGGCATGCCACGGCGCACCGCCCAGGACACCCTGGCTGCGCTGGCCGACCTGGATATCGACTGCGCCTTCGAGCAGCACGATGGCGAGCGCAACAACGCCGGGCACTACCGCATCCGCGACTGGGGCGCCATCGATCCACGCTGGATCGCCGCACACCTTTCGCAGATCAAGGGCGTTCTGCAGTATCCCTGAGCACAACCACATGCCTTCGCCCTTCCCACTGCTGTGGCGCTTCCGCCGCCTGATCGTCCTGGCCGCCTTCGCCTGCGTGCTGGTGGCGTTCTATCGCGCCAGCGGACTGCACCAGGAGTTCAGCTTCGACTACCTGCGCAACGAACTGCAGGACAACCGCCTCAGCGGCCTGCTGCTGTTCGTCCTGCTGTTCGCCCTGGGCAACCTGCTGCACATTCCCGGCCTGCTGTTCCTCGCCGCCGCGGTGGTCACCCTGGGCAAGCTGTGGGGCGGCCTGATCACCTATGTCGCGGCACTGGTCTCCTGCGGCTTCACCTTCCTGGTAGTACGTGCGCTGGGCGGCAACGGCCTGCGCCTGCTCAACAATCGCCTGACCCGCGCGGTGTTCAGCCATCTCGACCTGCGCCCGGCCAGCAGCGTGTTCCTCCTGCGCCTGGCCTTCATCACCTCGCCGACGCTCAACTACAGCCTGGCGCTCTCCGGCATCGGTTTCGCGCCCTATATGCTCGGCACCCTGCTCGGCCTGCCGCTGCCCCTGCTGCTGTGCTGCCTGCTGTTCGACCAACTGGCGGACGTGCTGCTCGGCTGAGGCGCAGCCCGCCCAACTGTGGGAAAATCGCCGCCCGCCTTCCAGCTTCGCCGTCCGCCATGCCCAAGCCCCCGAAACGCCCCGCCGCCAAACCCGCCACCGCGCTGCGCGACCCCGCCGCCAAGCGGCCGAACCTGCTGCACCCGCGCAACCGGCACCAGGGCCACTACGACTTCCCGGCACTGATCGACAGCAGCCCGGAGCTGCGGCGCTTCGTCATTACCAACCCCTATGGCAAACCGAGCATCGACTTCGCCAACCCGGACGCAGTACGCGTGTTCAACCGTGCGCTGCTCAAGATGCAGTACGGCATCGCCCAGTGGGACATCCCCGCCGGCTTCCTCTGCCCACCGATTCCCGGCCGCGCCGACTACCTGCACTACCTGGCCGACCTGCTCGCCGAGGAGAATGGCGGCAACGTGCCGCGCGGACCGGATGTACGCGTGCTGGACATCGGCGTCGGCGCCAACTGCATCTACCCGCTGATCGGCCATCGCGACTACGGCTGGAGCTTCCTCGGCTCAGACATCGAGCCAGCCGCCCTGGCCTCCGCCCGCGCCATCCTCAACGGCAATCCGGGCCTGAACGAAGCCATCGAACTGCGCCTGCAGCACGACCCGCGGCACATCTTCCACGGCCTGCTCGGCACCGATGAACGTTTCGACGCAACGCTGTGCAACCCGCCCTTCCACGCCTCGCCGGACGAAGCCAGCAGCGGCAGCCGGCGCAAGTGGAAGAACCTCGGCAAGCTCGACCCATCGCGCAAACTGCCCACGCTCAACTTCGGCGGGCAAAGCAACGAGCTGTGGTGCGAAGGCGGAGAAATCGCCTTCCTGCGCAAGCTGGCGGCGGAAAGCGCGGAAGTGGGTGAGCAGGTGCGCTGGTTCAGCTCGCTGGTGTCCAAGGCCGGCAACCTCGACGAATTCCGCCGTGCACTGAAGAAGGCCGGCGCCATCACCATCCGCACCGTGGACATGGCCCAGGGGCAGAAGCAGAGCCGCTTCGTCGCCTGGACCTTCCTGGAGCCCGAACACCGCCGCCGCTGATGCGCTGGCGGCCCAGCAGCAGATAGACCAGCGCAGCCACCAACAGCGTGACGCCCGCGCTGGAATGCCGGGCCAGCAGCGCCGCCAGGAACGGCGCCGACAGCGCCAGCATGACCCAGCCGGCCTGCAGCGCGCTCTGCCCTTCGATACCGATGAAACGCCCCGGCATCAGCACGATCAGCACGACATAAGCGAACGCGGGCGATGCCGCCACAAGCTGCACGCCAACGAATCGCCAGCGCGCGAACAGCGGCAGTTCCAGCAACGGGCGCTCGAGGACGATGAACAGCGCCAGCAAAACCAGGCTCGCTGGCCGGGCATACGGTGCACCGGGGCAGCTTCCATGCGTTGTGGCCCGCGGGGCGGCGCATGCCGCTGAAGCTGCGGGTACTCCTCGATGTTCTCGGCGGGCGCCTGTTCGTCACCCGCTGAAGAACGCCGACCAACATTCAGCGAATGAACTGCCTGCTGATCTCGCGGAAGGACTCGGTCCCGGCTCGCTCCAGCCACTCGAAGGCAACCATCTCCCGCGAGACGATCACCGCGCCGGCCTGGCGCATGCGTTTGAGCGCCAGCGCCTTGTCGCGCGGCTGGCGGGACCCCACCGCCTCCTCCACCACGAACACCTCGCGGTCTTCCGCAAGCAACCCGAGCACAGTCTGCAACACGCAGACGTGCGCCTCGGTTCCGCCCACCACGAACTGCCGGCGCTCGCCACCGGGCATCTGCAACAGGCCGGGGTCGGCGACAGCGGAAAAGGCGATCTTCTCCAGCACCTCGGCCTCTGCCAGTCCGTCGCGCAATGCCGGCAGGGTCGGCCCCAGGCCCTTGGGATACTGTTCGGTGGCCAGCACCGGCACGCCCAGGCGGCGAGCGATGGCCAGCAACCAGGCGCTGTGTTCGAGAACCGACTCATTGTCGTGAATGGCCGGGAACAGGCGTTCCTGGATATCGATGATCAACAGCGTCGAGAGCTGGGCGCGCAGCTGCGTCATGGGCTTCCTCCTTGCGTTCGAAGCCGAGTTGTGGCCTCCCGGCGGCGCACTGTCAACCGCCATCGCACCATCGACCACTTGGCAGGCGGCGCGCCAGCACGCACCCTATGCGGCGCCAGAACAACACCACAACGAGCCTGGAGACAGACAAACATGGGCAAGAGCATCAGCATCGCCGCGCGTGACGGCAGTGGCAGCTTCAGCGGTT
The Pseudomonas triclosanedens DNA segment above includes these coding regions:
- a CDS encoding SLC13 family permease, coding for MSLQLIWVLFLLATAVALFVVNRPRMDVVALLVMVALPLSGVLSVQESLAGFADPNVILIAALFVIGEALVRTGVAFRIGEWLTRRAGASETRLLVLLMLAVAGLGSVMSSTGVVAIFIPVVLSIAARLHVSPRRLMMPLSFAGLISGMLTLVATAPNVVVHSELVREGAEGFSFFSFTPFGLVVLALGVGYMLVARRWLGGDDDEAGHNAKRRTFRDLIRDYQLAGRERRLRIRNDSQLVGMSLGDVELRARAGTNVVAIERMTHFRLKILGPGANVVLHAGDVLLVDIYGERSDLLGMYHEYGLEPLSLQGDYFTERAHEVGLAEVTLPPESALLGKSVLELGFRSQYGLNVVGLRRNREALVEGMLDAKLKVGDTLLVIGAWKDIRQLQTRGRDFLVLSLPAEVDEAAPAISQAPHALFSLAVMVILMVSGLVPNVMAALIACLLMGAFRCIDMDSAYRSIHWQSLLLIVGMLPFALALQKTGGIDLAVNGLVSLLGDAGPHAILACLFLLTALTGLFISNTATAVLMAPVAIATAKALGASPQPFAMIVALAASAAFMTPISSPVNTLVLGPGRYRFGDFVKVGVPFTILVMIVSVLLVPWLLPL
- a CDS encoding winged helix-turn-helix domain-containing protein; translation: MEVSKTKSSFYRRLYVAWLIDSGAATSVPALMDATGMPRRTAQDTLAALADLDIDCAFEQHDGERNNAGHYRIRDWGAIDPRWIAAHLSQIKGVLQYP
- a CDS encoding VTT domain-containing protein; translated protein: MPSPFPLLWRFRRLIVLAAFACVLVAFYRASGLHQEFSFDYLRNELQDNRLSGLLLFVLLFALGNLLHIPGLLFLAAAVVTLGKLWGGLITYVAALVSCGFTFLVVRALGGNGLRLLNNRLTRAVFSHLDLRPASSVFLLRLAFITSPTLNYSLALSGIGFAPYMLGTLLGLPLPLLLCCLLFDQLADVLLG
- the rlmF gene encoding 23S rRNA (adenine(1618)-N(6))-methyltransferase RlmF; translated protein: MPKPPKRPAAKPATALRDPAAKRPNLLHPRNRHQGHYDFPALIDSSPELRRFVITNPYGKPSIDFANPDAVRVFNRALLKMQYGIAQWDIPAGFLCPPIPGRADYLHYLADLLAEENGGNVPRGPDVRVLDIGVGANCIYPLIGHRDYGWSFLGSDIEPAALASARAILNGNPGLNEAIELRLQHDPRHIFHGLLGTDERFDATLCNPPFHASPDEASSGSRRKWKNLGKLDPSRKLPTLNFGGQSNELWCEGGEIAFLRKLAAESAEVGEQVRWFSSLVSKAGNLDEFRRALKKAGAITIRTVDMAQGQKQSRFVAWTFLEPEHRRR
- a CDS encoding hydrolase yields the protein MTQLRAQLSTLLIIDIQERLFPAIHDNESVLEHSAWLLAIARRLGVPVLATEQYPKGLGPTLPALRDGLAEAEVLEKIAFSAVADPGLLQMPGGERRQFVVGGTEAHVCVLQTVLGLLAEDREVFVVEEAVGSRQPRDKALALKRMRQAGAVIVSREMVAFEWLERAGTESFREISRQFIR